The sequence below is a genomic window from Sander lucioperca isolate FBNREF2018 chromosome 10, SLUC_FBN_1.2, whole genome shotgun sequence.
TGTGCCTTAACCCAGGGCCAAGAGGAAGAAGATGACAAAATCCTAGAGTGGAGCAGCAAAATTGAAGAAGTTGAGTCCAGGATGAAGACCACCATCGAGTCCTGTATCGCTGCCTTCCCGGAGCAAGCAAAATTAGATGCCAAGCACCTCCTgcaagagaaagaagaagagactCTGCAAGATACGACTCAGCAGCTTCTTGAGTTCTTGGTGAAGAAGTATGATTGGGTTAGCTGGTCAGTGCGGCTAATCAACCATTCAGGGAGCACATACCGGAACTGGCGAGCAGGGGAGCACTTTCACCACGTGGCGGGACAGAACTGGTTCGAGGTGCTGCAGGTAAACAACATCAACCTGGTGGTGTCGTACAGCACTAAACCGCAGCCGGTGCCTCGCGACTGCATCCGGCAGGTGATGGAGGGCCAGGGGAAGAAGGGAAACGCCCCGGTGGTGGTGGAGGTGTTGGAGAAGCAGCTGTGCGGGTTTGTTGTTCACGCCGTAAGTCGCCACAAGGAGTCTGCAGCCGCGTGGAGCTTTCCGGAAGACTGTCACTACTGGGAGAGACACAAGAAtgtggcagtgtgtgtgcacTCCGAGTAAAGGTGACACGTGTTTCAGATTTTAGGATTTTACCGCAGAGGGGTGTATTTCAGTTGAGATACTGTAGATGTATCTTGCTTGTCCAGAGAATATCAGTATGTAAGTTTACcttaaatgaaaataatgaacCTCAGAAACTGGGGATGCACCAATCCAATAGGCTTGATGGGTGAATGTTCAGCACCACAGCAATCCCATGTGCACAATGTTAGCTTATTCATCAATACTTGTCAGCAGTTTTCACTCTAGTCACCCAAATAGCATTCTTACAGCAGGACGCCTGATCACTTTCTGTTCTGCTCCTTCATTTTTTTCACATAGATTCCAATTATAGTTAAGAAGTAATGTACAGTCAGTGAAGAAATAATCTGATCCTTTACTTACTAAACGTGTCAATACAACAATGTAAGAATagtccattacaagtaaaagtcctgtctTCAAAATCTTCgtaagtacagaagtattatatCAGCAACATTTTAAACCTACCCGATGTGTGCAAATATTATATATGACATTATTAGATTGTTACAATTGAATACATGCAAAGCATTTTACTATTGTAGCTGTTTGAGGCAGAGCTTTAActactttttttatataaagtgaGGTCAtttagtccagtggttcccaattTAGGAGTCTGGCCCCTTTTGAAGAGTCTCCAGATAAATTGGAGGGGTCATGAGACGTTTATTgggagaggagtgaagaaaataCGGAGTTTtgctacacaaatttgtaaTAATTGTTTCTTCAAAACCTTTATTTCTTTACTGGATAAGTGTACCTCTTTGAGCCTCTTTGGTTGATATGACATGATACAGGGCCATAGACAGTAGACACTGCTTGTCTGTAAAGGGTCACAAgacaagccaaaaaggttgggagcCACTGCTTTAATCTTGAGCAATACAATGTATTTCATAAgcttatataatttttttaatacagtTATATCCTCACGTTACTTGTACTGTACATGCAAGAATGGCTACCATCAGATCCATACAGTAAGGTATAAAGATTTTAAATTGGGGGGGGAAGCAGCACTGGTCAATACCTCGGATCTCAGAAAAAGTCAGATTGGTGCATCCCTATCAGAAACATTGTATTTCAGATTGTTTGTTACAATTATTTTATCACAAATGCACTTTTATTAGCTTTCTGGGTTGTGTGAACTTCGTATACATGTAAATATTGGATTTACAGACATTTGATgtaaatttattttatgttatagCTCTTTAAATATTAACTGCTTGCATAACTGtgtatctttttatttttaatttatgagATACTAACCACTTTGTTTATAACTATAAGACACCTTATAAGACTAACACTGTATAATGGGACATGTCTTGTGCTTTTACCTCAGCTGCTTACAGTATTAATCCAGTCTCCCATGAGAAATGGCTTCTGTACCTACAGCTCTAAAGAGATGGTTTTGCTGAGGCTGCATCTACTGAGCTATGCTCCCATTTTGTCTCTGCTCAGCAGGCTGGCCTACATAACTCTGACGGGGGGACATAGGCCACTTTTTCAGGCGTGAAAAACAAGAGGCTTGGAGTTTGGCACTGGAGATGCGACAATGTGCCTTGTGTTTTAAACACATTCGAACTCCCCGAACCAAAACAACCAAACCTCAGTGCTTACCAAGTGCTGTGCCTATAATTATGTAATGGATCAGCAGTGATTTCATCTGTAAGATTCTTCAtttgtgcattttatttttgtaacgtTCGGTGATAAAACTGCTGCGTTGTTTTGCATTTCCCAGCCAAATTTGATgcattttttatgacttatgtATGCTTTTCTGTCTATGTGTGAGGCATTTTTCTTAGTTACCTCCGcgaaggaggttatgttttctgAATAATCTCAAAAATTTGTTCCCCGACTGGGAatattcacactgcattaacattgtgagatagggcatgccttAGCAGAGGTGTGGTCTCTCCAAATGTCCTTCTAGTTTGTTATGATATCCTGCTCATACTAAACACTCACACTTCCATTTTGGTTATTTCAAACAAACCACTGTGACTTTTGCCAGAAACTTTAAATCATTTCACTCCCTGTGCTCCAAAGTTCTTCCCCAGGGAAGAGAAATCTATCAAGCATTCTCCTTTAATCTACTGTCATGTCCACAACAGCTTCTTTCttcaaagaaataaaatcaatGCATGATCAATGTTCATCATACTCTTTATGCTTTATGACAATTAATGACCAAGTACAAATAGTTAATGGATGTGTAAACAAGTATAATCTAATATCTGCCTCTCTTTTCTTGTACAAATGTGATTTACGCAGCACTGTTCACGTCTGTGCCCATTAAAACCAGGCAGTGCACCCTCAGCAACAGGCACTCTGACTAATTTAATTGATATTTACACATAAGTCAGCATTTCCTGACCGCAGCTCTGGTTTGATAGTCTATGAATAACCTTTGGCTGAGCTAATATTCTGCAGACGAGCAGCAAAGTGCTTGGCTTAGCAGGATGGTATCAGTCATAATGCTCGGTGTAGGTGCAGAGCGGGTAGAGATGGCCATCATTTCATATCTCAGTGGATCTGGAGGGTCTTAAATCCAGCCTGTCAGAATCCATCAAGTGCTGTCTGTAATATGCAACGCAGTGCAGGAGAAGTGCACTGTGTTGAATCATCTGAGAGGTTTCTGTGTCTGCGGTGGGAAATAGCTGCTGGTGGGAAGATGAGGTTGTTATGAGAATAAAATGTGTCCATATAACCAATTTTAAgccaaaattatcaatttgattattgattgatagcctggctctgtctaaagaTATAAAATATGCCTACTAGCACTTTTAAAAGCTCAGCATATCATCATGATGCATttagtttgtttattttgtacaaAATGGTTTGAGAAACAACAAATGGCCATTTCCCAGAcaagaaatagtctggcacaAACCCCTCATAAAACCTCTAATTGTCCCTTTtacacatttctgtaaatattaaacaaattaaatgttaattggGGTGCTGATGGACTGATTTTTATTACATAtggacagagccagactagctaagctaaccagctactGGTAGtatatagcttcatatttagcatacagataTGAGAGTTTTCTCATCTTCCTCTCAATAAGAAAGCAAATTGCACAAACTATTGGTGAGCTTAAGCTGTGTTGGCAGGTGTATTTCTGCTCTGGAtagagctaggctagctgtttcccactgcttgcagtttttatgctaagctaagctaatcattTCCTGACTCCAGCGCTGCACTTAACAGACATTAAATGGTATCAATGTTGTCATTTAACTCTCTAAAAGAAAGGTCCTCAAAATGTTGAcctattccttttttttaaagggtgtTTACATCCATAGGTGAACAGTGTAGAAATTGTAACTTTGTTGTAACCCCTCGAACTGTATTAAAGTTTAACTCTGATgtgaacaacataaaaacatccttaTTTCTAAAATGCTTGACACTCGTCATTGTTTCATTCTAAATCAAATATGCTGGAgtacaaaaccaaaacaaaggaAAATGCGTCATTGTCCAACTACTTATGGACTGTAACATGCAACACTGCACCTGCTTTTTGGCACAAAGCCTTTTTATAATTAGAAATCCCAGACAGGTGACTAACACACTTTACCACCTTTGATTTGTGTCAGTACTTTAATCCTACgttgaaaaaacagaaaatgtggagcagacagagagatgggTGTGCCAGACAACAGTTCCGTCTTCAAACACACCATAGAACCAGTCCGAGGGAACAGACCACTGAGATGTtgcaacacaacaaacaaaaccGGAAAACTTGCTGCAACAATAGGCCAGTTCACCTACTATGATCTGTTTATGGTTTatctaaataaaacacatcctaATCTCTTCACTTTTATCTTTTAATCCAATGTGCTGGATGGATTTAGATGCTAATTTCTACATTTCTACCAGGAGTGTTAAGTATTTCCAAGGTTTTTTCTCCTGCGTAGACATAAAGAGCAGCAGCTGCCTATATTGTAAGCCACTGGATTCATTAGTGGTCGTGTGGGCTTTGCCTAGGTAACAACTATTGATCCAAGAGGCTCTTCCCCTGCATAAAAGGCTTTGGCTGTGGTAGTCCGTCAATCCTGACTGTCATTATGGGAAGACTAAAGCATCTGTTTACTGACATGATCGACTGCATCCATCTCGTGCCACAGGAGCCAGAGATAGCTTGTCTTGTGGTTGAGGGAAGGTTAAAGTTAGGTTTTTCCGGATGAAAGAGTGAGATCTGGTGAGGGAATGGTACCAGAGGTAGTTTGCAGACAGAGGGCGCTATCAACATACAGATCTAACAGGCAAtcatgtttttaacaaaacCAAGAAGTCATCTGTCAGGCTGTTGCTATGGGCCATCTTGATACACAGAAAAGTGTGCATTgcttttggggctgtttcatgttttggTTCATTTATTTAGAATTAAAAGATCTAAGTCACTCTCACATTGGAGCTACTATACACAGTTAAAGTGCAAATGGTCGCAATGTCATATGAGAGTGTTGATCACTGATTTTTACCATTTACTAGAAAACTTAAAAGAAAGCAGGTACAGATGTTTCCCTTTTCTCTGCTGGGACTGGATAAATAAGGCTATTTTTACAGAGGAAGTATGACACAGAAAGCAAAAGCTATCATGATGTAATTCTGCATATAATGAACTGATTACATCCCtgcaagaaaacaaaatactttcagttCACAAAACAGTTTTCCAGCATTTCTAAACTCTTTCCTTTCCATCAAGCCGAGATAGAAAGCCAATATCAATATTTCATAAACAAATGAAAGATTGGATGGAGGCTAGCATCAGAGTGGCCCTGGAGGGGAGAGTCGATCAATGGTAGGATAGCTCTGTCCGCTGCTGTCTGCCAATCCACAGGCCCACACAGGATAATGCTATTACCCATCAGTCCGAGTGGACCATCGACCAGCCGGCTGCTCTTTGAGTGGACTAATCCAATAAAAAGCATTAAAACATTTGTTCAGTGACACACTGAGCCCAGAACTCAGGACTGACGATCCCACCTGGCTGACTGTTTTAGACATAAAGGCAGCGGGGAagagtaacaaagtacatttactcaagtactgtacttcagtacaattttgaggtacttgtattttacttaagtatttccattttatggtACTTCTCCACTACACTTCAGAGGGAAATAATGTACGTTTTACTCAACTATCTGCTAACTTAagttagttactttgcagattctgATTAATAATACACAATATGATCAACAGATACagtatgatgtattattattgaTAATGATAAGATTTGATTGATTAAATTTGCAAGCTACATAGCAATATATATTGTaaaatagtaaaaatatatCTCCACTTTTACAAGCTGCAACATTGCATTGAAGTAATGCACATACtcatgcatcaataattataaccaatactatatatatatatatatatatatatattattccgAAATGGGCCATTTCAGGCAATTTAGTTAATTAAACTGGCAACTATGAGCCACTATTAGCTTCTGTGCATTTTGGCCAGGATCATAAGCTGAGCTGCTAGCAGCTAACTAGCATAACATGGTTTAGCTTAGAAGCTGTATATCTCAAGAAAAATGTATCAGATGAGGGCTCagttttgaaataaaaatgttctcAGTCTCTAAAATCAAAAACAGGACAGGAAGTTGTGGTGCCTATACTGactagtgtgttgaaaaaaattactgtTTCACCTTTGGAGATGCGTTCAGAAGTACAAAGCTGAAGTCTTCCAATATGGCCGCTACGTGGTCAGACATTATAGAAAGAGTGTGTTGTTGCTACTTCACCTGTCAACTAGGTGCTTAGGTAACCCACATGTGGTCCTTCCTCAGGGTGTTTCACAGAAGATTAAACAAAACCGTCTTTGTATACACAAACAAGATGGCTGAACCTTTGTCAATTATCCAATGAGAATTAAGCACATAGAGGGCCAGCCCCTAAAGGGTGCAGCACCCCTAAACACAGACATTTTTCAAACTAAAAGCACACAACAAAAtgttacataaacacacagaagTATTACACGGTCATAAGATATATCATAGAAATTACGTTTCTAAAATTCTAATTTTGATTTTTATCTAGGTTGTAAATATGATCCTTATTTGCTAGTATTAGACTATTCCATATGGTCACATATCATATGTATATTACCTACTTTTATTTACCATCACAATTGGTGTGGGTGCAGGTTTTTATGTGTTGCCTGAATACAATTCCTCTTCTTGACAGGGTTAAAGCTGAATtctgtatatgtatacacattccagtggtggaatgtaactaagtgcatttactcaagtactgttacttaagtacaattttgaggtactgtTCATTTActtgaatatttccattttatgttactttatacttctatttcTACAATAGggaaatattgtgctttttacaccgctacatttatttgatcacTTTAGTTAGTAGTTTTTTTGCAAATTTAGATTGTGAATACAAAACATAAATAAGTGATGAtttatgatatattattatagattaCTGTAAGCTACTGAGCAGTAGGTTACATAAAGTAGTTGAAATCAGCCCAACCTTTGCCAGCTGCAACAGTAAAGTGATGCTtacatataataaatataacttTTGTGAAATGGACAACTCTGCAttatgatctttttttttggtAACTTTTACTTCTGGTGCTTCAAGATGCTGATACTTTTGTAatgtttacttaagtaacatgttGGAATGCATGAGTTTCCAGTCATGCATTCAACATTAGTATTGTGTTTGTAAAGTTGTGTGAACTCATTATTATATGGTACGGATTCCAGCTTTAACAGCAGTTTTACCTGCTGTATATATCTGTAGAGGGCCTACATGTGTCTGAACGCAGCTGGAATGTCTGAAGAATCCATTTGTCTGTAAAGCTTTTAAGTGGAAATCCACCGGGTGGTAAACACGTGTCTTGGCCATCTGCAGCGCCTCGAAATTTCCCTCATGTTTTCCAACACTTCCCTTTCTCCTCCGATGCCATGTTTGTCTGGCTTCCCTCTTCAAGGCCTCATGTTGCTCCACTCAAACCCCCAGCACTGTTGTAGCCTAAACCccccctaacacacacagagtcagattcctctctccctcatttgCATGCAGGTTGTCGGCCCCGTCAGCATTGAAGAATCTCACAATATTAATCTGTGTTCTTGTTCACCCTGACCTTCACTTACCTCACTCTCTGTTTCTGCTGCTGACCTATCTGTCTTTCCTCATTTGTAGTCCTGCAGCtctttacctgtctgtctgtcttttctcattCTGTCATTGTTTCTTAAACAGGTAGGATAAAAGACACCTAAAATCCTCTAtgttctgaaaaaaaacaaaaaaaaaacatattttagtgaTCTGGGAATAACAAGTAAACGTTGCCAGACTGTCATTATTTTACTGGTTTCATCTGGTAACTGAAAGAAGGAATGCTtcaatattttaaaacaaacttcattaggtaagaaaaaaaaacacttttttggtTTCATCAGTAGGCTAAAAGAAACAAATAAGCTAGGTGAGTCTGGTTGTGCAACACAGATGGGGGAGGTGACGTTGTGGATAAAGACCCcgagggagagggaggtgaATAAGTAAAAGCGTGAgaaagaggaaatgaaagagaggagaaccaggaaatgccACGTCACAGAGAGTCATTGCCTTCAGTTAATCCCTCACAGTCTGCATCAAATCCTCATGAGAACATCAACAAATACAGAGGATCAGATGCAGGAGCGGACTAAATGATTTAAAGGCGCAAGGCAAATACCAACATGGGCCCCCCCCCTAGAGTCTGAACTCTACttcaaacaaagacaaagagtgATGCTGGAGCTGATCTATCTTGACTAAGAAAAGTGGAACTCTGTCTCCTAGAAATTACAATTATACAGCCTACTGCtcattttttttgccaaatacaTTTTAAGGGAATTATAATTGTTTCCCAGATTGTTCACTGGGTGCACAAAGGGTAGGACTTTGACTGAaacttaccctaaccttaaatTTAACCGTAGCGGTGTGATATTAAAAAACATATCTATTTTTGATAGGTGAAGCGTTCTGTCGATAGTAGTGTTTTTATTTAACTGTTATGCGTTTACGGTGAACATTTTGCAGATAGCCTACATCCCAGATGCACATTTAGCATTAGCTTATCCTCCTCCATTTAACCAGCTGTTTAGTGTAAGCTAACACTACCTAGCTAACACTTAATAGCTTAGTTATCAACACTTCTGGATAATTCTGCTAAAGTTTGTACAGCCTCCTGCAGCACAATCCTTCTCCTAAAACTGCCGACAGTCAATCACAAACGTGACAAAATGAAAAGTCAATAGTGGGCCTTCAGTGCGCAGTCTCAGAGGAAACTGTTTTAATATGAAGGACTCGGTCATGACTGCCATCAGCTGGTGTCAGCACAGATAAGCTCTGTCCAAAGCCATGATTGGAGAGTTGCTAATTTGTCATTTTAGCATCGATGATGCGTCTTCctcttaaaaagaaaaga
It includes:
- the LOC116036096 gene encoding protein rapunzel-like, with the protein product MTTSLERVVAQKKEAIEAVMDMFAKGAEVLASAVGELFPLCEAAAPVLRLALDNVHSKEVFYVKEQFLTVRNKLDVLSTQLEDIDSEIKKGRLDSQYFSVEENIRNQFRKYMDILEAKQQFREVKTRLFVEHFAKTGGEKNLFVLYDALMGTNSFGESVLEVVERYVVRNRRLLEDFCVRMKELFCLGLIALLGHCALTQGQEEEDDKILEWSSKIEEVESRMKTTIESCIAAFPEQAKLDAKHLLQEKEEETLQDTTQQLLEFLVKKYDWVSWSVRLINHSGSTYRNWRAGEHFHHVAGQNWFEVLQVNNINLVVSYSTKPQPVPRDCIRQVMEGQGKKGNAPVVVEVLEKQLCGFVVHAVSRHKESAAAWSFPEDCHYWERHKNVAVCVHSE